In Thermococcus sp. MV5, the following are encoded in one genomic region:
- a CDS encoding glycosyltransferase: MKVMVGVPSYNNAETIGFVIKQAAEGLKKYFGGGIIVNADGGSSDGTREVVLKTQVPDGVEVQSFVYKWPIPGKGSAMKELMEFAREKEADILVFVDSDLRSITPEWIYKFTKPIEEGYDFVAPYYIRHKYDGTITNNIAYPMTASLYGKNIRQPIGGDFGISAKLFDVYLKDEEIWKSNVARFGVDIFLTTTAIAEGFRVTQTTLGLKIHDPKDPAASLGPMFNQVVGTLFMLMKKYEEKWKHVRKIDEVPIWGESTYEEPEAVNVTLELLKIRAKELFAQNEEILRRALSKETFEGVKKALKTFDFDDVLWSHVLFDGAIAYKDGILNEADPLVPLYFAKTADFVEKTRDMSTLEAEKLIKERAKTFLDEKDYLLEHW, from the coding sequence ATGAAGGTCATGGTAGGAGTACCAAGTTACAACAACGCTGAGACCATAGGTTTTGTAATCAAACAAGCTGCTGAAGGCTTGAAAAAATATTTTGGAGGAGGAATAATAGTTAATGCAGACGGCGGCAGTAGTGATGGGACAAGGGAGGTAGTTCTAAAGACACAAGTTCCAGATGGGGTCGAAGTACAGAGTTTTGTGTATAAATGGCCAATTCCCGGAAAAGGCAGTGCTATGAAAGAGCTCATGGAGTTTGCACGTGAAAAAGAAGCCGATATCCTTGTTTTTGTTGATAGCGATTTGAGAAGCATAACCCCAGAGTGGATATACAAATTTACAAAACCAATTGAGGAAGGTTATGACTTCGTTGCCCCCTATTATATAAGGCACAAATATGACGGGACAATAACCAATAACATAGCATACCCAATGACAGCTTCCCTTTATGGAAAGAACATACGACAACCAATAGGAGGAGATTTTGGGATAAGTGCAAAGCTCTTCGATGTATATCTTAAAGACGAGGAGATATGGAAGAGTAATGTGGCTCGCTTTGGGGTGGACATATTTTTAACAACTACCGCAATAGCCGAAGGATTCAGAGTAACCCAAACCACCCTAGGACTTAAGATTCATGACCCCAAGGACCCCGCAGCTTCTCTTGGGCCAATGTTCAACCAAGTTGTGGGTACACTCTTTATGCTCATGAAGAAGTACGAAGAGAAATGGAAGCATGTGAGGAAGATTGATGAGGTCCCCATATGGGGCGAATCCACATACGAAGAGCCCGAAGCAGTAAATGTCACTTTGGAGTTACTCAAAATAAGGGCAAAGGAGCTTTTTGCACAAAACGAAGAAATTCTAAGGAGAGCCCTCTCAAAGGAGACCTTTGAAGGCGTGAAAAAAGCCCTGAAGACCTTTGATTTTGACGACGTTCTGTGGAGCCACGTTCTTTTCGATGGTGCAATCGCATATAAGGACGGCATATTGAACGAAGCAGACCCCTTGGTTCCACTCTATTTTGCCAAAACTGCTGATTTTGTTGAGAAAACGAGAGACATGAGCACTCTAGAAGCAGAAAAACTGATAAAAGAAAGGGCAAAGACATTCTTAGATGAAAAAGACTATCTCTTGGAGCATTGGTAA